Genomic DNA from Hirundo rustica isolate bHirRus1 chromosome 18, bHirRus1.pri.v3, whole genome shotgun sequence:
GCTGAAATCTCACTTAGCAGTATTGTAATTTCTGTGGAGGAACTCAGCCAAGTGAAGTGATTGTGCGAAGTGAAGCTGAAAAAATTGCCAAAGTGCCGATTGAGGGGAGGCTGGAAGCGATGAGAACCGGTGCTGTACAATCAGTGCAGCTccctctggctgtgcagcatcAGCAGGAATGCCTGTGTTTGGTTCTGCAGTGCTGACAGGATGAGTTTTACCTGCATTACTGAGCTTGTTGGAGTCAAGCCTTACCAGGCTTAgcccttcagaaaaaaagttgtgGGAATGTCCTCACTTTGCCTAGTTCTCCACCAGTGATTTTGGACATGCTGTGatgtttgttaattttttcagatATTCTGTAGCAAAGATATGTGTGcaacacttctgctgctttacAACTGTGTTCTTAAGTAGACAGTAGATCTGCAAAATAACTTTGTTTCATCTCTGGCCTTCTCATTTAATTCCAATTCTTTTACTCTGGCTAACGTGGTAATAAAGGTATAAAACTGCAAGGAAGCTCAAGAATTGTGAAAGGTTTTTAGTCTTTCTATTTGAAGTGCCTTAAAAGCAGCTGGCAGAAAACTTACATAGTTTGGCACTGTCGCTTTGGAAgtgttatttcttttaaaagaatagTACACTTCTACTTTGTAGTGATTCAGTAAAATTTAGGGGGAAAACAGGTAATCTGTTGAGGCTTCAGGAAGCCTCTCAGAAGCTTCTATTAAGCTCTCTCAGGCTTTCCTTCTTATTTTACAGAGAGAGGtgaagttgttttttgtttgtgtttaagATGAGACTTTGTCACATGAGTAATTGAGAATTATTTGAGAACTAAACAGGATTAAGACACTTTGTAAACAAGAAATATGGCAAGATATCTAAAATCATAATATAAAGCTTGCTTCAAGCAGCATTTGACAGAGAGAAGATTCAAGACTTCCTTGTCTTTCTGACAGTAGTGCCAGAAgcccaggaaaataaatacttccTTTGAATTCTGAAGGAGTTTCACTTAATAGTTTCTCATGGTTGATTTTTGTGGGCAGCAGAGTGCAGTGAGGGGCAGGTGGGTCTCCCATGGTGGTCTGCCACCATCTCACCTCAGGTACTAAGAAGCAGCACAGGTGCTAAGCCACCCAGAATGTACAAAATGCCATGAAGTTCTTGATCACTGGAAGTAGGAAGGCTGAGGgaggaagcttttccttttcattccagAGGATAAAAAGTACATGACAAAAGTTTCAAGCAGGTAAAGAGTGTTCAGTAGCCAAGTAATCAGTCCTTCTTCAGCTCTAGTGGTAGTTTTCCCTTAGAGAGAAAGATCTGGTGACTTTCTGAGGTCACGAGAGCTCCAGCTTCTCTTAAGAATGACTGTTTCAGGAAGGATTCTGCAACTCCTTCCTTGTTGCTGCAGCAAAACCTTCGCTGCAGACAGTGGGCTGAGTGAGTCGAGCTCTTGTTATGAAATGCTCTCCTCTAAGGTCAGTCATCTGCGTGGGTGTGGGTGTGATAAGTGCTGCTGTCCTGTGTGATCTGTTCCTCAGAGCTGAAAGCTCTGCTTTTTAGTTGTGAAGAtacttctgcttttctcatgCCATGTGACCTACCACTCATCCCTTCTTAGCCTTTAATCTTGGATTAGTCTGGAAGGGCAAATGTAAATGGGGGCAAGGATCCTGTGACCAGGCTGTTGGTCGGTGCTGACGATCTGGTGTTCTGAGGTAGGTTCAGCTTGGTGTCATGGTCAGTCTGTGGCTGGTGAGAATTTTGGATGTTCGCATGAAGCAGCTACTTCATGTGACTCCTCCTGTGAAAGCTGCTGGATTGTCCTGCctctgagaaaaagaagaaaagaggctCCTGAAACAAGTGTCATCAGCATCTTTTCTGGCATGGAATCCATGCCTAGCTCAGCACTCCTCTGCAATGGAGCAGAGAGACCTTGAAGGAACTTTTCTCAGTTGGTCTGTGTGTAACTGCAGTCCTGGCACCTGCCTCAGCTTTCTGACAGATGGTACTTGTCTTGAGCCACAGGACTCTGGTAGGGCTCAGAGACTGGACTGGGTTGCAGGAGCAAACAGCTGCTGGATGAAGATATTGATTCTCTCTACTGAAAGAGATGTGTCTGACGACCTGAtctgaaagagacaaaaaattgATTTAGATACAAAGGGCACTTTCCATGTGTGCAGGATGGGGCAGTGCATAGACAAGATCTTATTTTCAGAGCTGTGGTGTTTCTGGCTCTTCCATTAATGGATTAAAATTCTTAGCTTTTcctattgttttcttttccttcccacacaGGTGGTTTTTTGGAAAGATTCCCCGAGCGAAGGCTGAAGAAATGTTGGGCAAACAGAGACACGATGGTGCCTTCCTCATCAGGGAGAGTGAGAGCGCTCCTGGGGACTTCTCACTCTCAGTCAAGTAAGTCATGCCCAGGAGCAATTGTGTGCTAATCAGGCATGAGCTGCTCCTTTGGACTGGTGAGTAAAGGGCAGGTGATTGTCAGCACTGAGGAGCAGGAATAAACTCACAGATGCCCTATAGCATTCCTGTTCCTCTAGCGACATTTATTCCCTCTCTAATAGAACAAACATCTTTTCTCTGGTTTGCAGTGAGTCCTCAGGACTGACCTAGTGGCACATGGCACACACAGGCCCAGGCACTGTCTGGTGGCTTCTTTGTGGATCCCATTCCTCCCTCTTACAGCCACAAAGCACCCAGTGTGGATAATCTCCCATCCTCCTTCAGTCCTCCTGTGCAGTGCAAGCTATTACTGTATCTCCTCTCTGTGTAGTATGTTTGCAAGTatgtttttctctgcttggCACATGCATATTACATCATTGACTAGCACTGGGACATGGAGCTCTGAAAGCAGAGGTCCATTTGAGCTCTCACAAGTATATTCCACATGgcttaggaagaaattctctgtgagggtggtgaggccatGGCACAGCTTGCCCAAAGAAGCCgtgcctgccccatccccagaaATGTTAAatgccaggttggacagggcttggagcagcctgctctagtgaaaggtgtccctgcctatgggAGGAGGGTTGAAATGAGGTGATCCTTAGGTGATTCTCAACACaagcaattctgtgattctctgatctGAAGTCACTCAAATGGAGGCTTTCGAAACTTAAAAAGGTATGTAAAATAATTGAATGTAGGATGGGGTTGGGAGGGGATCTGTCCTCAGCAGTTGATTTtgacttttttggttttttaataattttccataATCTTCCCTTTTCTACCATAAATAAACAAGATTTTCTTTAGAATCCTtacaacattttttattattcatgtGCAATTCCAGCTGGCTCTGTTTTCTGTGGCTGTCAGTGATCTGTATCAAcaagatttgtttcttttcttcttgtcatCTTTGGTCTGTAACCAAATTTTTGTCCTTCTGTACAGCAGCACTGAGTCATGCCAGCAAACTGGATTAAAGCCACTGATTCTAGAGATGTTTATATTTCTGTCTTGGATAGAGTCATCTGGGCTGGAATATTAGATATGAATGGAAGCTTCAATTGCAGGAAGTGCATTCCTTTAAGAAACAGAAAGTTACAGTGGCATAGCTGGGCCTGCCTGTTCAGCCTGGTGTTGCCATCTGGTGGTAATATCTCAGTTGGGTGGTTTTTCCTGTGTGTATAATTTAGGAAAGTCCTTTTCCTAAACAGTGATCTGTAGGATTTGAAATTGTGAGCTCACAGGTTGaggaaggcagagcagaggcagcacccAGGAGTTGTTTCAAGGCAGTGTCTGCTTTCCCCACTGATGTATAGGAGCCATGCATGCCAAGAGGGAACAGTtgtcttctgttttcagtgttttaggCTGAAGTAAAAATACCAATGTGCCATTCATCTGGAAAATCCCAGTGGACCTCTCTAGAGTTCCTCTTTATTCAGAGGAAAACCATTGGAAATGTAGCTTAAACGGAATGACATCATTTGTCAGAAAAAATTGTTAACACGGAATTGAAGTGGCTGGTTTATGTGTGCAGCATCATCTTTGAACATTTTggggtttgagggttttttttctgttacattttgttttgggctttttctttaaaggcCAGAGTGGTCCTTTTGTTTCATAAGAGAGCCCTTTGCACAAGTCCATGCTGGTTGCCAAAAGAGCCAATGCTATCCTCCCTGTGGCAGTACTTTTCTTGGAATTTGCCTGTAATGGGGCTGGTGCTTATGCATTGCGTTGTTGCACGTACCCAGTGACGCTGTGGGAGGAAGGAACTGGGACTGTGAGAAGCAGAGGACCATGGCAGGAGTAGCACAGACTGAGTGGCTCAAGTCAGTTGTGAAACTGCTGGGTATGAAAAGCTAAACCGTGGTGCTTGTGCTTGACTGGCCATCCTGTGTTTGAGGATGTGAATTGGAAAGCACCAGGGTGCAGCTGTGCTACTGTGACCTTGCAAAGTCCCTGGCATTTGTCCCTGGGATTCTGCACCACCTTCAACAACACAGGTGACGGCATATGTAACATACATTAAGTACACGTGATGCCAGCTATGGGATTGCATCTATGTAATCAATGTCATTGACAGttttccctgtgccctggaGGACCTTTTTTCCCGAACTCTGTGCTGATGATCATAAAAGAAGTTCTCTGTGGCTAATAATGTGCTCTCTTatgttcttccttctttccacaCAGGTTTGGAAATGATGTGCAGCACTTCAAGGTGCTTAGAGATGGGGCCGGCAAGTATTTCCTTTGGGTGGTGAAGTTCAATTCTTTGAACGAGCTGGTAGATTATCACAGATCCACATCTGTCTCCAGAAACCAGCAAATATTTCTCCGGGACATTGAGCAGGTGCCACAGGTAAGAGAAGCGTCCCTGTAGAGTGCCCTTGTCAAGCTGTTACAACCACAGTCTGAAGTGGGATTGCATTTTAGAGTAAGAAAGAAgcttactgatttttttaccTGTGGAAGTGTATCTTTAGATCCTGCAGTCAAAATTTTACTGGTAAATAAGCTGCATTCCTGTGCAAAGCCTACCTGTACTCCTGGTCTCCCTGGAGTTGAGGCAAAATTATTGTTGCTGCTTGAACATTTGACTTGTTGTAATGTTTATGGATTCTGTTGCAGTAAGATCATCTGATTCCTGTGAATTAAAAATGGATTTGCTCCTGTTACAGGGCACAGTAAGAAAGGATAGGgaagtgctgggttaatggttggacttgatcttagaAGGTATTCTTCAgcctaaacaattctgtgattctgttctGATTTATACCTGATCATAGCCAGAAGTGCAGCTTTCAGTGAGGCTTTGATACTGGACTTTCTTGAAGAGGTGGTTACAGCATATGGAGTGTCTCTGGTTTGGATCTAGCCACTGTGAAGAGAATCCAAAAACTCTTGTGAATTACCAGCAGAGAACTTGTGTATATCCAACTCTTTATTTTGTTCCATTTCCCAGGTCAATCAGAGTATTCTATTTCATGTAACTGCATGTTTTGTCAGTTCTGGGTAAATCCTTTTGCTTCCTTGTACAGCATTCTGGTTCTAGCCTGAAGACAAGGGGTGTGGAATTTGTGCAGCTGTCCAGGTGCCACAGGCAACTGTCACAGTTTGTCTGAACTTAGCACTTGGCTCTGCACTGCCAGGTCAGGGATAAACAGAGGATGAGAAGGTAGCTGCCTGAAAAGGACAAGCATGAAGGGACCTTCCTGGCCTCACGATTTTAAGactgcaaatgtattttaaatgaacTGATAGCTTTTGcatcagaaaggaaaacttgCTGACCAGGCAAAATGTTCTATGACAGAAGGGTTAAGGAAAATGTGTAAAATGTCAACATCCAGTTTTTAGGGGGAACTTTGTGTAGATCAGTATTTGTGCTGTCATTTATGAAAACAGGACAAGTAAACAGCAATATTTTTGTATTGCAGTAGAACACAGATTTACAATAGGCCACAAAGAGTAAAAAATAGTAGAAAAACATCAGAATCATCTGCTGTATTTCAGCTCTTTCACAGAAACTTGACCTTTTTCTGAGGTGTTCTATAGCTAGTCCTTTGCTGTTTTAGCGCCTTGTTGCAGCTGTTGGGAGCTGGcttgaagggaaagggaacagcCCAAACGTTTATTGTTAGTCTGCTGTGTAAGACAGCTCCTGCCCGCGGGAGCAGGTGCCTGAAGTGCCGTGGGTGATTCTCACTGTGTGTATGTTTCTCATTCCCCTTTCAGCAACCAACATACGTTCAGGCCCTGTTTGATTTTGACCCCCAAGAGGAAGGAGAGCTGGGCTTCCATCGCGGAGACTTTATCCAAGTCCTTGACAATTCTGACCCCAACTGGTGGAAGGGAGCGTGCCGCGGACAGACGGGCATGTTCCCACGCAACTACGTGACCCCAGTGAACCGGAACATCTAGAGATTAAAATATTAGAGATTATTTAAGGAAACCAGAGAAACAGTAAATACACATACAGAGCCTAACTGCAGCCAGTGACCTAAAAATCACACGGCGGTAAAACCGGAGTCACCTTTCACCGTGAGGTGATCCTCCTTCCCTCAGTATGGAACTTCAGGGGCGGGGGGAAGAGTTCAACTTACACACCAAAACTtatcttaaaggaaaaaaaaaaatgaaaataaaaaaaggagagagagagaaaaaaaaaaaagaaaataacaaatttcctcagctgctcctgggttatCCCCTTTTATTCACTCTTGTTGCGAATGAGTGTTTTAAGGTCATTTAAAGTCTGACCACCACAACTCTTCTTGTTTCCCCCTCCTCTGTCCATCAGTGCATGAAGTTTTAATGCCATATTAAGTCCTAGCCATGCAGttaaaggaaaagggagaaactCTGCTGGTATTTTCTCTCTGCAAACGGTCGTCATTTGACATGAAGGGACATGAGAGAAGAACCAAATCCACAGtcctgcctttaaaaaaaaaacaaaaatcatcaGTTTCTGCTTTTGCCTTCAACATTCAGCATTTCTTGCCTGGGAAAATGAGGTgttaatctgatttttattgTCTCTTCTCCTTTGGCACTTTCTTCTGAAAGCTCAGCGGCTTCCAAAcagaggaagggagaagagttgtgtggctttttgttttattttttacttttgagTCACAGAGCTGCTTTGAGAAACTCCAACGTACAATTGAAGTCTATTAATGCTGTGCTgacagcttttttgttttttcttaaaggtGTACGGTTGAGCacattctgtaattttttccaTAGTGCCTTccccttattttcttttttattattttttaagttaaaaggaCAGTCCAGAGCttttcagagggttttttttttttctgcctatgTGTAAATAAATACTTTGGGTAAAGGGGGCAAAGGAGGGTGGTTTTATCAATGGACACTTGAGAAAAATCTACAAACAGAGATGGAGCTTTAATCTTCAGATTTGTCTTACTGTTCAACTTCCCTTattccaaggaaaataaaatcaaggcATTCAAGTGGCAACTTAGGCTGCTCAGAGGTGGAGAGCTGCAACCAGGAGCCTCAAAAGAAGtaagagaaaggggaaaaaattatgaTGAGGTAAAATGAGGAAGAATATTTCAGGGAGGGAGGGTTAAGAGGGGATTTTGAGAAATTATAGCCCTGAGATGTCCTACAAAATGTACATTCCTTTGGTGGAAAACTTCATAATGCAGAGAAACCTCAAGAAATagtgcttgaaaaaaaaactttatgcTCTTAGTGAATGTTTCTACGTGATGCATGTGATCAGCCTGTCTCCTCGGCCTGGATAGGCAGTATTTGCAGTCGTGTTGCTCTTGAGAAGTGGAGTTGGCATCCCTGTTCTCCagtctctcctccctcctcaggTCAGTGTTCCTGTTGAAGTAGCTCCCCGCCCGCTCCCATTCACAGCAGGCTGTGTGTGACTGTTCTCCCCATCCTGCACCCCCGGGGCGTTTCTGGTGGCCCTTTGCTCCTCACCAGAGCAGTGTGACATTAAATTGGACAGAAGGAAAGCAATCAGCCCGCAGCGCTCTCTGTGCCAATCTTCGGTTGCGTTGTTTTTCCCTTGGTGGCCGTTTGGCTGGATCCCTTCACCCCACCAACACATCCCAACCTGCAGCAGAgatctcctcctgccctgcctcagcATGGGCAATCTTTTGTTGGAGGGTGCCTTTTTTTGTAGTAAGTGTTACAAAAGTTTTAATCCTGAGATGGACTCTGCCTTACACTTTGATTTTCCAGCAAATGAAAGAGAGAGCTACCCTGTAGAGTATtacttttccccctctccttgcTAGCTGTCACTCACTTTCTTCCCACTTCGTAAAGTGATTGGAAAAGGAATCTATGGCATTCTACACCTGGACCATTTGATTGTTTCCTTATTTTGGAATTGGTGTATATCATGCAGCCTTGCAGACATATGtcttgtgtgtgtatatatattaaattttttttccgtgtttaaataaaaaaaggccTATGTACTTAATCCTTTAactctgcagcagcatttgGTAGATAGTAATTAACTGTGAATAATAAATATACATTGAATTCTTCACTTGAGCATCTGTCTGTTATTTCAGTTAATTGACCAAGCTGTGACTGAGCTTGTAGTTCAGACACTTCTAGAGCTTTTTGCTAAAAGGGGGAGGTGGATGTTGGGCTGGTGTAAGCACAGCAGCCAGGCTCAGGCCTTTGTGGCTTGGGCTCTGCTCCATCAGGGCTCTGCAGGTTGTTTTCACTTCTGTTACATAAAGAAGAACGGCTCTGTTGGGCTAACAAGGTGTGGgggcagctctctgcagcttctccccagcctTTGCTAATGGTCAGAAAGTACCTGTGAGCGTGAATGTTGTAGTCGATTTTAACGTACAATAGGAAAAGGCCTGCATTGCAATTTTGAGTGGGTTTTAAACAGCTGCTCTTAACTATTATGCTTAAATACTGATTATGTCAAGGTGGAAATACCTGGGTATTCCTACGATtagttctttgtttttcttttcttgtgccAGAAGTCAGTATGGAAAATTCAGCGTGGCTTGAAGCACTTGGCTTTTTTTGTAATGCTATAGCAGAACATGTTGCGCAAAATGATGTTTTACCGTACCTTGGGTTGCTTAGAAGATCTTGCTTCCCTTGTGCTTTATCAAGACAAGAGAAGGCTTGTTGGTCTGTGGTTGTATGAGGTGGAGGTGGCGGTGGGAGCATGCTGAGGGCTGCGTGCGCTGCGTGTTGACCTTCCCCTCTCgcagccctggctcctgggACCCGAggagggcaacagagctggggaagaggcTGGATCACAGGCGTGACGAGGAGTGGCTGGGgttgtttaacctggagaagggaaggtcCAAGGGTGACCTTTTTGTTCTCTACAACTCCGTGATAAGGGGGTGCGGCCAGATGGGAGTCgagctcttctcccaggtaacaagcgACAGGACATGAtcttaagctgcaccaggggagctttaggttggacatcaggaagattTTGTGGAAAAGGTGATTAGAATGGGGAGTTGTCACTGCCCCTGGGGGTGTCTAAGGAAGGACGCTTAGTGCCGTGGTCTGGCTGACAGGGTGGTGCTGGCTCACAGGTCGGACTCCATGGTCTCAGGTCTTGTCCGGCCTCACTGATCCCCTGGTTCTGCGAACGCCCCGTCCCGCCCTGAGCGCCCTTCCCGCGACTACACCTCCCAGTGGCCCCCGCGGCGCGCAGGCGCAGTGCGGAGCCGGCGGTAGCGGCGGAGGCGGCGCGGCGGGAGTCGGCCCAGGGCCGGACAGCCCCGGTCCCGCCGGGCTCGGCTGGGACCCGCCTCTGGTGGCTGCCACCGGcgggcccggggctgcggggcagAGGGAGTGGTGCAGAGGGGTATCTGTGTGTCCCGTGGAGTGAGGAGGGGCACACAGGGTGTGTGGGGATGACGAGGGGGCTGTGGGCCTTGGCGTGAGGGGACTGTGGGGTGCGGGCTCGGTGCGCGGTGGTGCTCACTGCCGCTGtgcccctgcccaggctgggacCAGCCGGCAGGCATGGTGGGTTACGACCCCGAAGCCAAATGCGTGTCCACGGCAGAAGCGGCTGCAGCAGGATCAGCGTCTGGCTTCGTCACTCGGGTTCTTGTCAGCCCCTTGGATGTCCTCAAGATCCGCTTTCAGGTACCTCACCTGCGGCGTGCCCGGGAGCAGGGATGAAAGAGCctgtcagggagcagagctgatcCTGTCCTGAGTGAACAGGtcacctgtgctgccagggagcACTAAATCTGCTCGTCAGCCCTCATCTACTTTGTGTACAGGTTATGCAAGGAAGTAGGGCTATCTTGTGTCCACCACTTCTATTTATACAACTTAACTTGTGTGGGAATGGAATCTTGTGTTTCTCAGAGTTCgttctctttctgtttttgtGATTGACTTCCACTCTCTGACTGAATTTCACCATCATCCCTCCTGCTTATCTTTGTGTTCATGCACgtttttattcttttagagCCTTCATAAATAACATCCCAGTCAGATCTGAATGTGGTTCTGTGGGAAGACAGAATATTATCCCTTTGCATTGGCTGGCAGACGTGGTTGTGAATTCCTGAAGTGGACGCTTGAACCAGTGTTGATGGGTgaaattgaaaacattttctcccatttcctccagctgcagatTGAGCAGCTCTCCTCCAGAAATCCTACGGCCAAGTACCACGGCATCCTGCAAGCTGTGCAGCGCATCTTCCGGGAGGAGGGCGTGACAGCCTTCTGGAAGGGCCATGTTCCCGCTCAGTTCCTTTCCGTCGGCTTCGGAGCTGTTCAGGTGAGGGGACCAGACATCACCTGGGTACACTGCGTGTACACAGGACACTGCTCTGCTTGCTCAGACCATCTCCCCATCCAGGAGTGGGAAGGTTGTGTAGCTCTATAAAGCTGGTGTGTAATTCCTAAGTTAATATTCCTGAGCTTGCTGAATAGACTGGAGCACAGCGAAAGCAAACTGAGCTCTGTCTGTATCTGGTCTCATAGATAAGCTCTCTCTACTTCTGACACTGGGCTTTGCTGTTCACACCCCAAGCCTGGGCAGTTTTTTGCTTCTACTCATGCTGTCACCCTAAGGGCttgttaggagaaaaaaaaaaatgtagcagaTGAGGGTGTTTTACACGGCATTGTTATGCTTAATTTGTAAACGTTAATAGCAGCTTTAGGAGCAGTGGTGGAAAGGGTAAAGGGCAGCATATCTTAAGACATAGCAAACACTCTTCTGGATCCACAGAACATTAAAATGAGTTTTTCACGATTCTAAATGCAAGAATTGACAACAGAGTATCCCAAGCACTTCCCGGGCTGCTTAGCGATTTTCACACGTTGCAAGCTGGGGAGGACTTTTGAAGGATGTAGAAGGTGGTAATAAGCCAGGAGGGGTGGAACTGTTGGTGAAATTAGAGAGGAGTGGGGGACCTGTGCGAGTGGTAAGGATTGGCTTCCTGACCCGTGCGCTTTTGTTTCTGCAAGTTCATGGCATTCGAGAGTCTGACAGAACTGGTGCACAACGTCACCTCCTTCAACGCCCGCGACTCCTTCGTGCACCTTGTGTGCGGGGGCCTGGCTGCCTGCACGGCCACGGTCGCAGTCCAGCCTGTGGACACGCTGCGCACGCGCTTTGCTGCCCAGGGTGAGCCAAAGGTGAGGCTTAGCGTTCCGTGTTGTCATCCATAGCAGTAGCAATATTTCACGCGTCTGAAGATGCGGGAGGTTTGAAAGCACATACGGCATTGTTAAATGAAGGAGCAGGTGTTGTTATGGCCAGTGTTTGCACTGTTGCCAAGTTATCCTTCGTGCTGTTGACACAGCTTTCCTAATtgtgttttgctgcttctgaTCCTGACAGGTGATGCAGAAAGGAGAAACTGTCCTTAACAGGATAACTCATTTTTTGCTTTGGCTGTTGGCTTTTTATAGAACCTGCTCCCCAGGTTGTTGaacattgcatttttaaaactttccacATGCAGAGGGCCATGTTTAGATAATGATGGGGATGATACTTGAAACCAGTCACCTTTTACCTGTGCTCCATGTTCATATTTACACAAGAATTGATCTCTGTGCTAACTAGGTCTGAGATAGATTTGTTTCAGAGCCGTTTCTGTATTTAGCCTGCAGTAGAATTATGGTATGTATCAAATTAATTGTGTTGCAGGAGGTAAGAAATGTCGAAAAGAAGAATAATCATGTCTGTGATGCAGGTGGTCTCAGAACTCAGCTCCATGCCTTGTTTCTTTTAAGTCATGAGGGTTTAGCAGAGAACACTGTGAGGATGTGGAAAATCACCTTGCTCATCACTTTGTGCTGAAGACAGTCACCTCTGTTTTGGGCAGTGGGAAATTCCTATACCCATTACTGGGAAACGTCCTGACTTTTAGTTTGCTGTTTTGACTAGAAAGTCACTTAGCCTATTCCTTGTTGTCCAGATCTACCCCAACCTTCGCCATGCAGTGGTGACCATGTACCAGACAGAAGGGCCTCGGACTTTCTACAGAGGTTTGACCCCCACACTCGTTGCTATCTTCCCATACGCTGGGCTCCAGTTCTTCTTCTACAACATCCTGCA
This window encodes:
- the SLC25A19 gene encoding mitochondrial thiamine pyrophosphate carrier, encoding MVGYDPEAKCVSTAEAAAAGSASGFVTRVLVSPLDVLKIRFQLQIEQLSSRNPTAKYHGILQAVQRIFREEGVTAFWKGHVPAQFLSVGFGAVQFMAFESLTELVHNVTSFNARDSFVHLVCGGLAACTATVAVQPVDTLRTRFAAQGEPKIYPNLRHAVVTMYQTEGPRTFYRGLTPTLVAIFPYAGLQFFFYNILQQFSKWVIPAEAKNGASVKSLVCGSCAGVISKSLTYPLDVVKKRLQVGGFEHARAAFGQVRTYGGLLDCMRQIMREEGPGGFFKGLSPSLLKAAFSTGLIFFWYELFCGLLCAMKSPESTKRKES
- the GRB2 gene encoding growth factor receptor-bound protein 2 translates to MEAIAKYDFKATADDELSFKRGDILKVLNEECDQNWYKAELNGKDGFIPKNYIEMKPHPWFFGKIPRAKAEEMLGKQRHDGAFLIRESESAPGDFSLSVKFGNDVQHFKVLRDGAGKYFLWVVKFNSLNELVDYHRSTSVSRNQQIFLRDIEQVPQQPTYVQALFDFDPQEEGELGFHRGDFIQVLDNSDPNWWKGACRGQTGMFPRNYVTPVNRNI